From Branchiostoma floridae strain S238N-H82 unplaced genomic scaffold, Bfl_VNyyK Sc7u5tJ_902, whole genome shotgun sequence:
TAATAACCTTTTGTTTGCCAACATGTGAAGCACctaaagttgaatccatttctCTTATAAATGAGTGAGactcgtcatcatcatcatcatcggtcgactgCGGAGCAGTCAATCACAAGTCTCGTTCAGCTGAGTGAGGCTTCTGACTTTGAACATTCACAAGCTAGcttttacattttctaaaatgatAACTacattgattaattgattggtATTCCCAGGTTACTGAGAATGAGGAACCCGTGGGGTCGGTTCTCCTGGAAGGGAGACTGGTCAGACAGCTCGCCCCTGTGGACACCTGAGATGAGGGACCGGCTGTTGGCACATGGAGCGAGCGAGGGCGTGTTCTGGATGTGCCTGGCTGATGTCATGAAGTAAGTTACCTTTTGTTTAACAAGATTGTTTAGAGCAAGGTTATTGGACTACTTCGAGGCAATGAAGTAAGAAGTTGGAAATGTCTGTTCACAGAGATATAGCCATAGAagtagtgtttttgtttgtgtttttgtgggttttttttccAAGCATATGATTCAATGTTCGCTAAAAAAGATTTGTTGTGACCCTCTATGATGCCCATGgaagatgaattttttttaaattttgaaaagcAATAATATTTTTTGATTCAGCATTAATGAACTTGTCATTTTGTTGCAGATATTTTGATTGCATTGACATCTGTAAGGTACGCCCAAACTGGAGCGAGGTTCGAGTCAGCGGAGTCATCCCCAACTTTGCTGGGGGTCCTATTAAGATTGCCCTGGTGACAGTGTTCCAGCCGACTGAGGTGGAGATCTGTCTGCACCAGGAGAGTCTCAGGTGGGTTTTCCTCAATATTTGCTTTCATTTCTGCATCTAACCTGTTATTGTAGTACAGTAGTTTACCAAAGAATGTTTTGGGTAATAGAGAAAGTAGTTTGTAGCAGATAGTGTTTTCAATTCCTAAGTCAAGGTGCCACAACGACccacacagaggtcaagggataggtgaggtgaggtgaaagtTATTTCAATTAATTTGAGATAAAGATCTTCTGTGTATTTTCACACTTACTCTATAGAAAAACTTtataagtcatgaaaattaacAGCAACTGTTGTCTTgtataacactttttgttctgtCTTGACAGAAACAATGAGAAGTCTTCCCGCAGCCCTGTGGacctgtgtgtgtgcctgtaccGAGCAGCAGGCATGACGGGCAGGGGCAGGATGGGGGTCAGCAAACTGGTGCAGACCAGTAAGAGATCGGTGCAGAGTTCTGTCGGCTGCACCGCCATGCTGGAGCCGGGGGAGTATGTGGTGGTGTGTATGGGGTAcaaccactggactacagggGTAGATATGCAAGGTAATGGTCACTTTTTGTTGCTTCTGTACTGgaaattttgtgaaaaatgctgatGACACGGTAAATGAAAATACAAGaagaagtagtagtagcagcagtagtaggaaattttgtgaaaaatgtaaATGATGTGGCAAATGAAAATACAAGTAGTACAAGGTCAAGTACGTAGCTCCCAACATTTGCTCCTCTGTTGGAAACTTGATACTAAAACATTGCCACTTACACTTTTCCAGATGATATTTCAATGCTCCCTCCTTTGCATAGACTGTAGATTTTGAACACCTATCTGCTCTCCTGTGATGTTGACATTGTGCTTTGAATATTTCTCCCTAGGAGTGAAGAACCCGGGTCGGCTGACAAACTTCCCGCCCTatgtcctggctgtgtacagCTCCAAGAAGGTCATGGTCGACCAGGTGGACCCACCTGATAACGTGCTGGCTGACGCTGTCGTGCAGCTGGCTTTGGCTAGAGGCAAAAAGCATGAGGTAGTGGATGGACCATAAGGTTATACTGTTTGCATGTGGCAGTGGAGAATTGAAGACTCAGACAATATTGCCCGAGTGCTAATTGccagtgacaaaaaatgacatacagaTAATCTTACCCAAgtgctaattgcaagtgacaaaaaaaatgacatacagaCAATCGttaacagtatagtaagcaaCTACTCTAGGCTAAATTCTAATGCTAAACTGTATCATATTGGGTCAGACTTCTTTTTATGAGACAGTAGAAGATGAATtatcccaccttttctgtaaTATGTGCATTTTGTAATGTTAAAAGGAAGATagttttgtttctgtctgtaagcGTGGAAAGATTAGGATGGAATTGGGTGACCTCTTTGAATAGCTCTGTTCTTCTCATAGGTGAATACGTGAAGAACATGAAATGTTACACTGCTGAAAATTCCTCCATCCTTACAGGGGAGAGAAGGTATGACATGCTACTACCTGACCCACGGATGGGCGGGGCTGGTGGTTGTCGTGGAGAACCGACACCCTGACAGGTACCTGCAGGTACAGTGTGACTGTAAGGAGAGCTTCAACGTGGTGTCAACAAGATGGCAGCTCAGAACGGTGGACAGTGTGCCACCTCTACACAGGTTAGTAAACTGAATAGACCACTTTGTTCGCTTCATACAGTCTGTTCAAGGTGGGATTATCAGGTAA
This genomic window contains:
- the LOC118409056 gene encoding calpain-15-like, coding for LLRMRNPWGRFSWKGDWSDSSPLWTPEMRDRLLAHGASEGVFWMCLADVMKYFDCIDICKVRPNWSEVRVSGVIPNFAGGPIKIALVTVFQPTEVEICLHQESLRNNEKSSRSPVDLCVCLYRAAGMTGRGRMGVSKLVQTSKRSVQSSVGCTAMLEPGEYVVVCMGYNHWTTGVDMQGVKNPGRLTNFPPYVLAVYSSKKVMVDQVDPPDNVLADAVVQLALARGKKHEGREGMTCYYLTHGWAGLVVVVENRHPDRYLQVQCDCKESFNVVSTRWQLRTVDSVPPLHRQVVVVLSQLEGSFGYSISHKLKHRMSLYPSLGDWAPRGATHFPHLTEDVVGLHSPRPL